In Malus sylvestris chromosome 2, drMalSylv7.2, whole genome shotgun sequence, the genomic stretch TCGACTACATTCTCTAGATTCAAGATAGAAAGTTCCCCTCCAAGATTGGGTAACTCCCCCAATTCCCCAATGCCACCAGACCTAGTAGATGTCCCCAACACATAAGCAGTGAGTGTTCTCAAACTTTTTAGTCTACCCATTTGCACCGGCATCTCTTTTATACCAGTATATCTAATATCAAGATGGCGCAAATTAATCAGTTTCCTCATGTCTACAGGCAATTCAACAAGATAGGAACAACCTACCAACAATAGAGTTTGCAAATTGTAGAGACTACTCACGGTATCTGGTAACCTTTTAATTGCAGTGTAAGAGAGGTCAATGTAGCGCAAATGTATGTGGTTACCAATGCAATCAGGTAAGCTACTGATGTTCTTATATCCTGCCAATGATACTGCCCGTGAACATTTTAGTGTTGGCAACAAATCATTTGGAACCTTACTACTTACATAATCCCAATTTGACTTCCTTAAAGACATGGGTAAGAAGGTGCGCAAATATTTAACTCCATTTAATGGTTGAAACTTTTTAGCGGCATCAAATCTTTCTTTTGCATATGACAAATGTCGAACTCTTTTAGGAACTTCATGTGATCCTTCCTCATCCATCCTAAAACAAAATTCTCTAGACACAAACAAAGCCAAGTCATTAATGAGATCATGCATTGTGAATTCATGCTCCTTagttcttgatctttgaattAGTGATCGTGATACTAATTCATTAAAATAGTTCTCGCCAACCTCCTCCATTATTTCCTCGCCCTCCACTTGTGAAATTAAACCCACTGCCATCCAAAGTCGAACTAAATTATCCTTCTCAAATTCATAGTCCTTGGGAAAAATTGAGCAATAAGCGAAACATTGTTTTAAATAAGTAGGGAGGTAATGAAAACTCAATCTTAAAGATGGAAGAATACTATTCTCTTGTTGTAGCTCCCAAAGATTGCTATTCAATATATGATTCCATTTCTTGTGGTTCATGTTGCAACTTAAGAGACCTCCAAGTGTTTTCGCAGCTAAAGGGAGACCATTGCACTTAcgtgcaattttttttccaatttcttccaAGTTTGGATGTGCACTAGCGTTTTCATTTCTAAACGCATGTTTTGCAAGTAACAACCAACAATCATCATGCGACAATTGTTCTAAAGAGTGAATAGGAACAGTGTGCACGATGGATGCAACACTTTCGTTCCTTGTTGTCACAATGACCTTACTTCCCCTCGCCCCATAAGTGAAAGGAGCTTTTAGAACACTCCAATCGTTATAATTGTCATTCCAAAGGTCATCCAACACAAATAGAAATCTCTTTCCCATTACATGTTCCCTAAGATCAACTTGAAGCAAGCTCATATCTGACTTATCACTTGGTTTTGAAGCAATTGACTGAAAAAGGGTTTTAGTGACCCTAAAAGCATCAAAATCTTCGGAGACACACGCCCAAGCTCGAACATCGAAATGCTCTTTCACACTGTCATTATTGTAAAGGAGCTGAGCAAGGGTTGTCTTACCAACTCCTCCCATTCCCACTATCGGGATTACAGATATACTGCCGCCACTTGCATCATCAGATAGCAGCAGTGTTTTCAACTTCGCTTCATCTTCATCCCTACCGTAAGTAGAGAATTCATGCTCAACGAAGGAAGTTGTGGGAGTTCTTTGTGAAACCTTAACCCCGACACCTCCTCTAAGAccgagcacatctgtctgttgtgcaaggtgTTCCAACCTTTGAAATAAGGTTTGTATCCTACCATTCATGCCTTGATAAAAAGGATTAAGAGAAGTAGAGAGGAAGTTCCACACCTGGGTTTTCTTAGTTGAAAATTCAGCTTCCACCTTGCTTCGCAATACTTCAGTATCGATCTCGTCCAGCAGGTCCTCGGCATCGAAGACAGCATGTTTGAGCTCGTCAAGCCACTTTCCCACACGGGGTTTCTCCATCTGCTTCTCCTCTGCATCATCAAGCACTGCATCAAGGGCCAGAAACGTCAGCTTCAGTTTCTCCAGGAGTGAATGATCAAGTTTTTTTCCCCGGAAGAAGTCCATCAACTCGCCAGAACCGATCTTGTCGCACAACGTCTGAATGGAAGCAGAGAGGAATGCCTCTCCAATCAAAGCTCCTGCCATCTctctctgttttttcttttcttttggaaCAGAGCATAAATTTCAAAGAAGTGTTCAGGTGAGGAACTATAAGAGCCTTTTATGGTTTATTGTAATCTCAATTTTGTTTCAGAAAGAGATGTCTTGATTTATTTTAGGTCAATAATACAGGGGGCCTCCCACGtagttttttatataatttaataggttgtcttgttttgttttgggaaaGGTAGTTTCCTAGTAGTTGGTTTGGAAATTCTGGGTTGGGTGACTTTTGTTTTATTCTTCTTGTATGTGTTTTTCATAGATTCTTTCCAGGAAATTCTGGGTGGCTGACTTTTATCTATAAATTTTTTCTCTCTAACATTACATTTTTTACTGCTGCTCCTTTGAACACTGCAATGTTTTCGTATGGACTTCTTTTTCTGGCTTGCATAGGTTCAGCAATCCAAGGCTGCTGAGATAATCATCACTCGACTCGTGTTGATTTCTTTGAATATATAGTGGCAAGGACCTAACTAATGGCTCTTTATGTATAAGATTGATTGTTTAGCACTCATAGCCTCGCAAAATGTATTACGTCATATGTCAGTGTGTATGCATGCATTTGCATTTTTCTCTCCTTTAGAACCATTAAACAGTTTATGATGGCAAAGTGTCTCTGTAAACTAAAACAAAGAACTCGGTTCGTAATCATATACTCAATCCATTATGTCTTCTCACTACTCGAGCTCAAAATTAATAGTTAATTTATGTGCCTTGGGATGTTAATTCATATTTGAGTCTATACTAGAAGTCACGTTCGtgtatgatttttcatttaattggaTTTGTTTTTGCTTACCACTTTTAAGTTGTGAAGAGGTTAGGATGTCCGGAATACGGAGCAGAACaacatatgttattatacaattaAAAGCAATTTTTGTAAGTGTTTCTTCAATTATGTAATGACGTATGATGTTCttctaattaaataaataaaagggttcactaaataaaatagatagaaataaaaattcttGCGTGGTCTCCGTATTCTAACCAAATAAGTAAAGAAAAGGCAAACGGAACCAGTAGCAGGAAGGAGGAAGCTAACAATCGACATTAATTAATCCATATTGCCACCGATTTTCCAATTAAACCTACCAACAAAGCAGCTTCCTACTTACTACCTTTCCAATGTGAATGTGATAAAATAGAAGGATTAAAGTTGATACGAAATTTTATCTCTTTTTCATTGCAACTCTATTTGGTTagacaatttcatttttttttttattgatgcgTTACTTTTTTGTATACTAAATGTATTCATAAATCTGGTGATCTAGATGGGCCAAATCATTGTCAcatcacattattattagttAGGAAAAATTTAGCTATAAAtattcacttttttttcttttcggttACATAATAAAATGATTCTCTTGGACACAtcacttttctttctctttttctttttctgtgagaaaaataaaaacaagtacATCACGTAAAGCGTACGGATAAAACGCAATTCCTTTTACATAAAAACTTATTAATTAGCTCTACAAATCTGCACGAAATCAAATTAACCACTAGTATGCCATCAAATGTACatgtttggatttttatttttatacaacAACATATATACATTATAaatcgacacaaaaaaaaacccataaaacACCATAAAAGAATGTGAAGCACATAAAAAAATGCTTTTCTCtctggatcaggatcctctcctgagcaaatgGAGATGATCCTCCTGACTGTGTCCATCGGACCGTTCAAATgttatccaacggttacaattattataacttttagtggAGCCCCCTGTctgtaaccgttggataaatTTTGAACGGTCCGATGGGCcaggtcaggaggatcctctccatttgctcaggagagga encodes the following:
- the LOC126583424 gene encoding putative disease resistance RPP13-like protein 1 encodes the protein MAGALIGEAFLSASIQTLCDKIGSGELMDFFRGKKLDHSLLEKLKLTFLALDAVLDDAEEKQMEKPRVGKWLDELKHAVFDAEDLLDEIDTEVLRSKVEAEFSTKKTQVWNFLSTSLNPFYQGMNGRIQTLFQRLEHLAQQTDVLGLRGGVGVKVSQRTPTTSFVEHEFSTYGRDEDEAKLKTLLLSDDASGGSISVIPIVGMGGVGKTTLAQLLYNNDSVKEHFDVRAWACVSEDFDAFRVTKTLFQSIASKPSDKSDMSLLQVDLREHVMGKRFLFVLDDLWNDNYNDWSVLKAPFTYGARGSKVIVTTRNESVASIVHTVPIHSLEQLSHDDCWLLLAKHAFRNENASAHPNLEEIGKKIARKCNGLPLAAKTLGGLLSCNMNHKKWNHILNSNLWELQQENSILPSLRLSFHYLPTYLKQCFAYCSIFPKDYEFEKDNLVRLWMAVGLISQVEGEEIMEEVGENYFNELVSRSLIQRSRTKEHEFTMHDLINDLALFVSREFCFRMDEEGSHEVPKRVRHLSYAKERFDAAKKFQPLNGVKYLRTFLPMSLRKSNWDYVSSKVPNDLLPTLKCSRAVSLAGYKNISSLPDCIGNHIHLRYIDLSYTAIKRLPDTVSSLYNLQTLLLVGCSYLVELPVDMRKLINLRHLDIRYTGIKEMPVQMGRLKSLRTLTAYVLGTSTRSGGIGELGELPNLGGELSILNLENVVDAVDALRANLKVKKDLNEIELAWGNGDADDSMKERRVLESLQPSVNLVELTIRCYGGTSFPNWLGDSSFSNIKVMRLSGFSNCWSLPPVGQLPALKELYISNMKCVMSIGAEFYGVNGTCLIQPFRCLEKLEFREMPEWEEWLPSPGKGQCPDFPRLKELVLDSCPKLRGNLPDHLPCLKKLVVSECGVLHERATRSRWIPWSLIVNTESLRQSLQDLEITGCPGLSSLLETESLSSLFTLEIQIFSRTDCLQPHLSSRLQNLTLSNCGSLLSFPRNGLPTTLKSLYIRRCRRLEFLSHEMMAKLSSLQTLYLSNSCDSLRSFPLGVFPKLSSLDIMWSKNLESLSIGEGADHENLTHLDSLSICYCPNLVSFPHGGLPTPNLARFTVRGCENLKLLPDRIHTITALRDLEVFGLPNVESFAEGGLPPNLQSFEICGCEKLRPSVEYWGLQRLVSLRTFKIWRSEDVLETVLKEQLLPTTLHTLEILGMKSLKSLEGKGIQHLTSLQELQIWECDSLEFLPKEGLPASLSFLEFGLCSLMKRCQETTGEEWSKIAHIPCIQIGGQVIIN